The Desulfatibacillum aliphaticivorans DSM 15576 DNA window GCCCCATTTCGGCGGCCACCCGAAAATTCTGGCTACGGTCAGCCTTCACCCGCCCGCGCAAAAACTCCACGTGCCTCATTTCAGCTTTGACCAGGCCGACGCCCTGGCGGATTTTCTCATCGAGGCGGGGGCAGTGAAGGCAAAATAGTTGCTTAAAAATGGGATTAATTGTCGCCGCTTATTTCGTTAATGATAGACACTGCTTCTTCTAAACCGACAGCTTGGTCGCCAGAGCAATCCGAAAGTTTGCTAGCCTCACTAATAGGAACATTTATCCCTGATATGTGTTGCAAAATCAAAATTAAATCAGCAAGTTGAACATTACCGTCATTATCAAAGTCTCCACATAAGCCTGTTGGATTCAAACTATCTAAATATTCATCAATATTAGACATACCATCTCCATCGATGTCCTCGGACGCGTCATTTTTATAAGGATTTAAAAAGTGGGTTAATTCCCACTCGTCGAGGATCTGATCATTATCATCGTCAAGGTCATCTATGTCAGGCTCACCATCTTTATCGTTATCATTAAAATTGAAATCGACTAAGAACTGACGACTTTTTCGACCATCCAAGTCCATAAGGCTTGCGACTAAGGTCGAATTTTCTGTTGCATTGTCGAATGTAACAACCACGTCCTCCATCCCTCCGTTTTTCTTTTCTACTATCTCACAATTAGTTAGTTCCTCAACTTTCGGGATCGGGATTCACTAGTTTTAGCTGACTAGGAGAAATGCCGGTCAATTGCAGGGCCGTTGTGAGGAGCCCGTCAAACAACTCGTTAAGCGCTTTCGCCCCAAGCGCCCCCAATTTGGCGGCGTGATCCACCGTCAGCGTAAAGACCCTGGCAAGCGCTTCCACAAAGCTGATGTCCGCCATTTCCTGACAGCAGGCGTAAAACAAATCCCCGAATGTCCGTTGGTCCGTTTCCATACGGCATCGGTACGCCACAAACATGTAACGCAGGAAAACGATGGACGTATGGGCTATCAGCCCGTCATAATCCCGGATCTGAATTTCTTTGGCAAGGCGGAGATGTTGCTTGGCCATTTTAAAGAACACCTCGATATCCCAACGTTTTCCGTAAATACGGACAACTTCCTTGTCTTCCAGTTCCAGATCTGTGGACAACAACGCCAGCCAATCCTTTTTACGCCGGTCCCGTACGAAAACCAGCTTTACAACCAGCCCGCCTTTCAGGGTCGCCTGAACGCTGGCCAGAATTTTCGCCCGTCCCGGACGTTTTTTCAGCTTCTTGTAAATGTCCTTGAGGCACAGGCTTTCCCCATCAAATCCATATTTGACATTGGGCGTTTTTTTGACCATGCCAATCACATCCACGTGTTTCTTGAGGGCGCTGACCATGGTGGGCATGGTGAACCAACTGTCCATAAGAACATACCTGGCCTTGACGCCTGCATTCAGAGCCCTTTTCACCATAGCCCGGGCATTGTCCGTCGCCTTTTGAACCGCCTCTTTCCGTCTCCGGTAGGCGCAACAGCGCTTATCCATGGATTTGGAGGCCCCGCAACAGCGCTTTT harbors:
- a CDS encoding IS4 family transposase, translated to MDHSRNDLLAQGNIHIEGASNDFFRVFGIRTLLHQCGMRKHHGYSSGMILGVVFNLAFLGVNFFRGVVVNDHAPIGKDAAYDFLKGVSSNWRRFLLLTAVKIHALFRSLSAEDREPVLIIDDSIYDRSRSKKVELLSRVFDHSTGRYLKGFRMLTLCWSDGVSCLPLDFGLLASSDAKKRCCGASKSMDKRCCAYRRRKEAVQKATDNARAMVKRALNAGVKARYVLMDSWFTMPTMVSALKKHVDVIGMVKKTPNVKYGFDGESLCLKDIYKKLKKRPGRAKILASVQATLKGGLVVKLVFVRDRRKKDWLALLSTDLELEDKEVVRIYGKRWDIEVFFKMAKQHLRLAKEIQIRDYDGLIAHTSIVFLRYMFVAYRCRMETDQRTFGDLFYACCQEMADISFVEALARVFTLTVDHAAKLGALGAKALNELFDGLLTTALQLTGISPSQLKLVNPDPES